In Perca fluviatilis chromosome 11, GENO_Pfluv_1.0, whole genome shotgun sequence, the following proteins share a genomic window:
- the LOC120567653 gene encoding muscleblind-like protein 1 isoform X17, which yields MAMNMAHMRDTKWLTLEVCREFQRGTCSRSDQECKFAHPAKSCQVDNGRVIACFDSLKGRCSRENCKYLHPPAHLKTQLEINGRNNLIQQKNMAMLAQQMQLANAMMPATQLPPMVRGHTRMNTPQLLPTPMFSMSPGMASNASAAAAAAAAFNPYLSPMSPGLMPQEIMSSTPVLMASSPNVNQGPNSAAAAAQKLLRTDRLEVCREYQRGNCSRGETDCRFAHPSDSTMIDTNDNTVTVCMDYIKGRCSREKCKYFHPPAHLQAKIKAAQHQVNQATAAAAMGITPNVMAQMPKRAALEKANGATAMFNTSMLQYQQALASMQFQQQAAFLPSVPMMHGGTPATAANTSATNPFATASTNQIPIISADHLSSHKYLTQM from the exons ATGGCGATGAACATGGCACACATGCGTGACACAAAGTGGCTGACACTTGAGGTATgtagggagttccagagggGCACGTGCTCACGCTCGGACCAGGAGTGCAAGTTCGCTCATCCGGCCAAGAGCTGTCAGGTGGACAACGGACGGGTCATCGCTTGCTTCGACTCACTCAAG GGCCGTTGTTCCAGGGAGAACTGCAAGTACCTGCACCCTCCTGCCCACCTAAAGACCCAGCTGGAGATCAATGGCAGGAACAACTTGATCCAGCAGAAGAACATGGCCATGCTCGCCCAACAGATGCAGCTCGCCAACGCCATGATGCCTGCCACGCAGCTACCACCTATGGTGAGAGGACACACACGTATGAACACACCACAGCTGCTGCCCACG CCCATGTTCTCGATGTCGCCAGGCATGGCCTCCAAcgccagcgcagcagcagctgcagccgcAGCCTTTAATCCCTACCTGAGCCCTATGTCACCAGGCCTGATGCCCCAAGAGATAATGTCCAGCACCCCTGTCCTCATGGCCTCCAGCCCCAACGTCAACCAAGGCCCCAACTCTGCCGCTGCTGCAGCCCAGAAACTGCTGAGAACAGATAGACTTGAG GTGTGTCGGGAATATCAGAGGGGCAACTGCTCCCGGGGGGAGACCGACTGTCGCTTCGCCCACCCCTCAGACAGCACCATGATCGACACCAACGACAACACCGTCACCGTGTGCATGGACTACATCAAGGGTCGCTGCTCCCGGGAAAAGTGCAAGTACTTCCACCCGCCGGCCCATCTGCAGGCCAAAATTAAAGCTGCCCAGCACCAGGTGAACCAGGCCACAGCCGCCGCGGCCATG GGCATCACCCCTAATGTCATGGCTCAAATGCCCAAGCGGGCAGCCCTGGAGAAGGCCAACGGGGCCACTGCCATGTTTAACACCAGCATGCTCCAGTACCAACAGGCCCTGGCCAGCATGCAGTTTCAGCAGCAGGCTGCTTTCCTCCCATCAG TTCCCATGATGCACGGTGGTACTCCAGCCACTGCAGCCAACACATCTGCCACAAACCCCTTCGCAACTGCCTCCACCAATCAG ATTCCAATAATATCTGCAGATCATCTGAGTAGTCACAAGTACTTGACTCAAATGTAG
- the LOC120567653 gene encoding muscleblind-like protein 1 isoform X5: MAMNMAHMRDTKWLTLEVCREFQRGTCSRSDQECKFAHPAKSCQVDNGRVIACFDSLKGRCSRENCKYLHPPAHLKTQLEINGRNNLIQQKNMAMLAQQMQLANAMMPATQLPPMVRGHTRMNTPQLLPTPMFSMSPGMASNASAAAAAAAAFNPYLSPMSPGLMPQEIMSSTPVLMASSPNVNQGPNSAAAAAQKLLRTDRLEVCREYQRGNCSRGETDCRFAHPSDSTMIDTNDNTVTVCMDYIKGRCSREKCKYFHPPAHLQAKIKAAQHQVNQATAAAAMTQSAVKSLKRPLDATFDLGITPNVMAQMPKRAALEKANGATAMFNTSMLQYQQALASMQFQQQAAFLPSGSILCMTPAGGVVPMMHGGTPATAANTSATNPFATASTNQIPIISADHLSSHKYLTQM, encoded by the exons ATGGCGATGAACATGGCACACATGCGTGACACAAAGTGGCTGACACTTGAGGTATgtagggagttccagagggGCACGTGCTCACGCTCGGACCAGGAGTGCAAGTTCGCTCATCCGGCCAAGAGCTGTCAGGTGGACAACGGACGGGTCATCGCTTGCTTCGACTCACTCAAG GGCCGTTGTTCCAGGGAGAACTGCAAGTACCTGCACCCTCCTGCCCACCTAAAGACCCAGCTGGAGATCAATGGCAGGAACAACTTGATCCAGCAGAAGAACATGGCCATGCTCGCCCAACAGATGCAGCTCGCCAACGCCATGATGCCTGCCACGCAGCTACCACCTATGGTGAGAGGACACACACGTATGAACACACCACAGCTGCTGCCCACG CCCATGTTCTCGATGTCGCCAGGCATGGCCTCCAAcgccagcgcagcagcagctgcagccgcAGCCTTTAATCCCTACCTGAGCCCTATGTCACCAGGCCTGATGCCCCAAGAGATAATGTCCAGCACCCCTGTCCTCATGGCCTCCAGCCCCAACGTCAACCAAGGCCCCAACTCTGCCGCTGCTGCAGCCCAGAAACTGCTGAGAACAGATAGACTTGAG GTGTGTCGGGAATATCAGAGGGGCAACTGCTCCCGGGGGGAGACCGACTGTCGCTTCGCCCACCCCTCAGACAGCACCATGATCGACACCAACGACAACACCGTCACCGTGTGCATGGACTACATCAAGGGTCGCTGCTCCCGGGAAAAGTGCAAGTACTTCCACCCGCCGGCCCATCTGCAGGCCAAAATTAAAGCTGCCCAGCACCAGGTGAACCAGGCCACAGCCGCCGCGGCCATG ACTCAGTCGGCTGTCAAATCACTGAAGCGACCCCTCGACGCAACCTTTGACCTG GGCATCACCCCTAATGTCATGGCTCAAATGCCCAAGCGGGCAGCCCTGGAGAAGGCCAACGGGGCCACTGCCATGTTTAACACCAGCATGCTCCAGTACCAACAGGCCCTGGCCAGCATGCAGTTTCAGCAGCAGGCTGCTTTCCTCCCATCAG GCTCAATATTGTGCATGACACCTGCAGGCGGCGTTG TTCCCATGATGCACGGTGGTACTCCAGCCACTGCAGCCAACACATCTGCCACAAACCCCTTCGCAACTGCCTCCACCAATCAG ATTCCAATAATATCTGCAGATCATCTGAGTAGTCACAAGTACTTGACTCAAATGTAG
- the LOC120567653 gene encoding muscleblind-like protein 1 isoform X11, with protein MAMNMAHMRDTKWLTLEVCREFQRGTCSRSDQECKFAHPAKSCQVDNGRVIACFDSLKGRCSRENCKYLHPPAHLKTQLEINGRNNLIQQKNMAMLAQQMQLANAMMPATQLPPMPMFSMSPGMASNASAAAAAAAAFNPYLSPMSPGLMPQEIMSSTPVLMASSPNVNQGPNSAAAAAQKLLRTDRLEVCREYQRGNCSRGETDCRFAHPSDSTMIDTNDNTVTVCMDYIKGRCSREKCKYFHPPAHLQAKIKAAQHQVNQATAAAAMTQSAVKSLKRPLDATFDLGITPNVMAQMPKRAALEKANGATAMFNTSMLQYQQALASMQFQQQAAFLPSGSILCMTPAGGVVPMMHGGTPATAANTSATNPFATASTNQIPIISADHLSSHKYLTQM; from the exons ATGGCGATGAACATGGCACACATGCGTGACACAAAGTGGCTGACACTTGAGGTATgtagggagttccagagggGCACGTGCTCACGCTCGGACCAGGAGTGCAAGTTCGCTCATCCGGCCAAGAGCTGTCAGGTGGACAACGGACGGGTCATCGCTTGCTTCGACTCACTCAAG GGCCGTTGTTCCAGGGAGAACTGCAAGTACCTGCACCCTCCTGCCCACCTAAAGACCCAGCTGGAGATCAATGGCAGGAACAACTTGATCCAGCAGAAGAACATGGCCATGCTCGCCCAACAGATGCAGCTCGCCAACGCCATGATGCCTGCCACGCAGCTACCACCTATG CCCATGTTCTCGATGTCGCCAGGCATGGCCTCCAAcgccagcgcagcagcagctgcagccgcAGCCTTTAATCCCTACCTGAGCCCTATGTCACCAGGCCTGATGCCCCAAGAGATAATGTCCAGCACCCCTGTCCTCATGGCCTCCAGCCCCAACGTCAACCAAGGCCCCAACTCTGCCGCTGCTGCAGCCCAGAAACTGCTGAGAACAGATAGACTTGAG GTGTGTCGGGAATATCAGAGGGGCAACTGCTCCCGGGGGGAGACCGACTGTCGCTTCGCCCACCCCTCAGACAGCACCATGATCGACACCAACGACAACACCGTCACCGTGTGCATGGACTACATCAAGGGTCGCTGCTCCCGGGAAAAGTGCAAGTACTTCCACCCGCCGGCCCATCTGCAGGCCAAAATTAAAGCTGCCCAGCACCAGGTGAACCAGGCCACAGCCGCCGCGGCCATG ACTCAGTCGGCTGTCAAATCACTGAAGCGACCCCTCGACGCAACCTTTGACCTG GGCATCACCCCTAATGTCATGGCTCAAATGCCCAAGCGGGCAGCCCTGGAGAAGGCCAACGGGGCCACTGCCATGTTTAACACCAGCATGCTCCAGTACCAACAGGCCCTGGCCAGCATGCAGTTTCAGCAGCAGGCTGCTTTCCTCCCATCAG GCTCAATATTGTGCATGACACCTGCAGGCGGCGTTG TTCCCATGATGCACGGTGGTACTCCAGCCACTGCAGCCAACACATCTGCCACAAACCCCTTCGCAACTGCCTCCACCAATCAG ATTCCAATAATATCTGCAGATCATCTGAGTAGTCACAAGTACTTGACTCAAATGTAG
- the LOC120567653 gene encoding muscleblind-like protein 1 isoform X19, whose protein sequence is MAMNMAHMRDTKWLTLEVCREFQRGTCSRSDQECKFAHPAKSCQVDNGRVIACFDSLKGRCSRENCKYLHPPAHLKTQLEINGRNNLIQQKNMAMLAQQMQLANAMMPATQLPPMPMFSMSPGMASNASAAAAAAAAFNPYLSPMSPGLMPQEIMSSTPVLMASSPNVNQGPNSAAAAAQKLLRTDRLEVCREYQRGNCSRGETDCRFAHPSDSTMIDTNDNTVTVCMDYIKGRCSREKCKYFHPPAHLQAKIKAAQHQVNQATAAAAMGITPNVMAQMPKRAALEKANGATAMFNTSMLQYQQALASMQFQQQAAFLPSVPMMHGGTPATAANTSATNPFATASTNQIPIISADHLSSHKYLTQM, encoded by the exons ATGGCGATGAACATGGCACACATGCGTGACACAAAGTGGCTGACACTTGAGGTATgtagggagttccagagggGCACGTGCTCACGCTCGGACCAGGAGTGCAAGTTCGCTCATCCGGCCAAGAGCTGTCAGGTGGACAACGGACGGGTCATCGCTTGCTTCGACTCACTCAAG GGCCGTTGTTCCAGGGAGAACTGCAAGTACCTGCACCCTCCTGCCCACCTAAAGACCCAGCTGGAGATCAATGGCAGGAACAACTTGATCCAGCAGAAGAACATGGCCATGCTCGCCCAACAGATGCAGCTCGCCAACGCCATGATGCCTGCCACGCAGCTACCACCTATG CCCATGTTCTCGATGTCGCCAGGCATGGCCTCCAAcgccagcgcagcagcagctgcagccgcAGCCTTTAATCCCTACCTGAGCCCTATGTCACCAGGCCTGATGCCCCAAGAGATAATGTCCAGCACCCCTGTCCTCATGGCCTCCAGCCCCAACGTCAACCAAGGCCCCAACTCTGCCGCTGCTGCAGCCCAGAAACTGCTGAGAACAGATAGACTTGAG GTGTGTCGGGAATATCAGAGGGGCAACTGCTCCCGGGGGGAGACCGACTGTCGCTTCGCCCACCCCTCAGACAGCACCATGATCGACACCAACGACAACACCGTCACCGTGTGCATGGACTACATCAAGGGTCGCTGCTCCCGGGAAAAGTGCAAGTACTTCCACCCGCCGGCCCATCTGCAGGCCAAAATTAAAGCTGCCCAGCACCAGGTGAACCAGGCCACAGCCGCCGCGGCCATG GGCATCACCCCTAATGTCATGGCTCAAATGCCCAAGCGGGCAGCCCTGGAGAAGGCCAACGGGGCCACTGCCATGTTTAACACCAGCATGCTCCAGTACCAACAGGCCCTGGCCAGCATGCAGTTTCAGCAGCAGGCTGCTTTCCTCCCATCAG TTCCCATGATGCACGGTGGTACTCCAGCCACTGCAGCCAACACATCTGCCACAAACCCCTTCGCAACTGCCTCCACCAATCAG ATTCCAATAATATCTGCAGATCATCTGAGTAGTCACAAGTACTTGACTCAAATGTAG
- the LOC120567653 gene encoding muscleblind-like protein 1 isoform X7, producing MAMNMAHMRDTKWLTLEVCREFQRGTCSRSDQECKFAHPAKSCQVDNGRVIACFDSLKGRCSRENCKYLHPPAHLKTQLEINGRNNLIQQKNMAMLAQQMQLANAMMPATQLPPMVRGHTRMNTPQLLPTPMFSMSPGMASNASAAAAAAAAFNPYLSPMSPGLMPQEIMSSTPVLMASSPNVNQGPNSAAAAAQKLLRTDRLEVCREYQRGNCSRGETDCRFAHPSDSTMIDTNDNTVTVCMDYIKGRCSREKCKYFHPPAHLQAKIKAAQHQVNQATAAAAMTQSAVKSLKRPLDATFDLGITPNVMAQMPKRAALEKANGATAMFNTSMLQYQQALASMQFQQQAAFLPSVPMMHGGTPATAANTSATNPFATASTNQLTTNEYMQLIPIISADHLSSHKYLTQM from the exons ATGGCGATGAACATGGCACACATGCGTGACACAAAGTGGCTGACACTTGAGGTATgtagggagttccagagggGCACGTGCTCACGCTCGGACCAGGAGTGCAAGTTCGCTCATCCGGCCAAGAGCTGTCAGGTGGACAACGGACGGGTCATCGCTTGCTTCGACTCACTCAAG GGCCGTTGTTCCAGGGAGAACTGCAAGTACCTGCACCCTCCTGCCCACCTAAAGACCCAGCTGGAGATCAATGGCAGGAACAACTTGATCCAGCAGAAGAACATGGCCATGCTCGCCCAACAGATGCAGCTCGCCAACGCCATGATGCCTGCCACGCAGCTACCACCTATGGTGAGAGGACACACACGTATGAACACACCACAGCTGCTGCCCACG CCCATGTTCTCGATGTCGCCAGGCATGGCCTCCAAcgccagcgcagcagcagctgcagccgcAGCCTTTAATCCCTACCTGAGCCCTATGTCACCAGGCCTGATGCCCCAAGAGATAATGTCCAGCACCCCTGTCCTCATGGCCTCCAGCCCCAACGTCAACCAAGGCCCCAACTCTGCCGCTGCTGCAGCCCAGAAACTGCTGAGAACAGATAGACTTGAG GTGTGTCGGGAATATCAGAGGGGCAACTGCTCCCGGGGGGAGACCGACTGTCGCTTCGCCCACCCCTCAGACAGCACCATGATCGACACCAACGACAACACCGTCACCGTGTGCATGGACTACATCAAGGGTCGCTGCTCCCGGGAAAAGTGCAAGTACTTCCACCCGCCGGCCCATCTGCAGGCCAAAATTAAAGCTGCCCAGCACCAGGTGAACCAGGCCACAGCCGCCGCGGCCATG ACTCAGTCGGCTGTCAAATCACTGAAGCGACCCCTCGACGCAACCTTTGACCTG GGCATCACCCCTAATGTCATGGCTCAAATGCCCAAGCGGGCAGCCCTGGAGAAGGCCAACGGGGCCACTGCCATGTTTAACACCAGCATGCTCCAGTACCAACAGGCCCTGGCCAGCATGCAGTTTCAGCAGCAGGCTGCTTTCCTCCCATCAG TTCCCATGATGCACGGTGGTACTCCAGCCACTGCAGCCAACACATCTGCCACAAACCCCTTCGCAACTGCCTCCACCAATCAG TTGACTACCAACGAATACATGCAATTG ATTCCAATAATATCTGCAGATCATCTGAGTAGTCACAAGTACTTGACTCAAATGTAG
- the LOC120567653 gene encoding muscleblind-like protein 1 isoform X13 has product MAMNMAHMRDTKWLTLEVCREFQRGTCSRSDQECKFAHPAKSCQVDNGRVIACFDSLKGRCSRENCKYLHPPAHLKTQLEINGRNNLIQQKNMAMLAQQMQLANAMMPATQLPPMVRGHTRMNTPQLLPTPMFSMSPGMASNASAAAAAAAAFNPYLSPMSPGLMPQEIMSSTPVLMASSPNVNQGPNSAAAAAQKLLRTDRLEVCREYQRGNCSRGETDCRFAHPSDSTMIDTNDNTVTVCMDYIKGRCSREKCKYFHPPAHLQAKIKAAQHQVNQATAAAAMGITPNVMAQMPKRAALEKANGATAMFNTSMLQYQQALASMQFQQQAAFLPSGSILCMTPAGGVVPMMHGGTPATAANTSATNPFATASTNQIPIISADHLSSHKYLTQM; this is encoded by the exons ATGGCGATGAACATGGCACACATGCGTGACACAAAGTGGCTGACACTTGAGGTATgtagggagttccagagggGCACGTGCTCACGCTCGGACCAGGAGTGCAAGTTCGCTCATCCGGCCAAGAGCTGTCAGGTGGACAACGGACGGGTCATCGCTTGCTTCGACTCACTCAAG GGCCGTTGTTCCAGGGAGAACTGCAAGTACCTGCACCCTCCTGCCCACCTAAAGACCCAGCTGGAGATCAATGGCAGGAACAACTTGATCCAGCAGAAGAACATGGCCATGCTCGCCCAACAGATGCAGCTCGCCAACGCCATGATGCCTGCCACGCAGCTACCACCTATGGTGAGAGGACACACACGTATGAACACACCACAGCTGCTGCCCACG CCCATGTTCTCGATGTCGCCAGGCATGGCCTCCAAcgccagcgcagcagcagctgcagccgcAGCCTTTAATCCCTACCTGAGCCCTATGTCACCAGGCCTGATGCCCCAAGAGATAATGTCCAGCACCCCTGTCCTCATGGCCTCCAGCCCCAACGTCAACCAAGGCCCCAACTCTGCCGCTGCTGCAGCCCAGAAACTGCTGAGAACAGATAGACTTGAG GTGTGTCGGGAATATCAGAGGGGCAACTGCTCCCGGGGGGAGACCGACTGTCGCTTCGCCCACCCCTCAGACAGCACCATGATCGACACCAACGACAACACCGTCACCGTGTGCATGGACTACATCAAGGGTCGCTGCTCCCGGGAAAAGTGCAAGTACTTCCACCCGCCGGCCCATCTGCAGGCCAAAATTAAAGCTGCCCAGCACCAGGTGAACCAGGCCACAGCCGCCGCGGCCATG GGCATCACCCCTAATGTCATGGCTCAAATGCCCAAGCGGGCAGCCCTGGAGAAGGCCAACGGGGCCACTGCCATGTTTAACACCAGCATGCTCCAGTACCAACAGGCCCTGGCCAGCATGCAGTTTCAGCAGCAGGCTGCTTTCCTCCCATCAG GCTCAATATTGTGCATGACACCTGCAGGCGGCGTTG TTCCCATGATGCACGGTGGTACTCCAGCCACTGCAGCCAACACATCTGCCACAAACCCCTTCGCAACTGCCTCCACCAATCAG ATTCCAATAATATCTGCAGATCATCTGAGTAGTCACAAGTACTTGACTCAAATGTAG
- the LOC120567653 gene encoding muscleblind-like protein 1 isoform X18 produces MAMNMAHMRDTKWLTLEVCREFQRGTCSRSDQECKFAHPAKSCQVDNGRVIACFDSLKGRCSRENCKYLHPPAHLKTQLEINGRNNLIQQKNMAMLAQQMQLANAMMPATQLPPMPMFSMSPGMASNASAAAAAAAAFNPYLSPMSPGLMPQEIMSSTPVLMASSPNVNQGPNSAAAAAQKLLRTDRLEVCREYQRGNCSRGETDCRFAHPSDSTMIDTNDNTVTVCMDYIKGRCSREKCKYFHPPAHLQAKIKAAQHQVNQATAAAAMGITPNVMAQMPKRAALEKANGATAMFNTSMLQYQQALASMQFQQQAAFLPSGSILCMTPAGGVVPMMHGGTPATAANTSATNPFATASTNQIPIISADHLSSHKYLTQM; encoded by the exons ATGGCGATGAACATGGCACACATGCGTGACACAAAGTGGCTGACACTTGAGGTATgtagggagttccagagggGCACGTGCTCACGCTCGGACCAGGAGTGCAAGTTCGCTCATCCGGCCAAGAGCTGTCAGGTGGACAACGGACGGGTCATCGCTTGCTTCGACTCACTCAAG GGCCGTTGTTCCAGGGAGAACTGCAAGTACCTGCACCCTCCTGCCCACCTAAAGACCCAGCTGGAGATCAATGGCAGGAACAACTTGATCCAGCAGAAGAACATGGCCATGCTCGCCCAACAGATGCAGCTCGCCAACGCCATGATGCCTGCCACGCAGCTACCACCTATG CCCATGTTCTCGATGTCGCCAGGCATGGCCTCCAAcgccagcgcagcagcagctgcagccgcAGCCTTTAATCCCTACCTGAGCCCTATGTCACCAGGCCTGATGCCCCAAGAGATAATGTCCAGCACCCCTGTCCTCATGGCCTCCAGCCCCAACGTCAACCAAGGCCCCAACTCTGCCGCTGCTGCAGCCCAGAAACTGCTGAGAACAGATAGACTTGAG GTGTGTCGGGAATATCAGAGGGGCAACTGCTCCCGGGGGGAGACCGACTGTCGCTTCGCCCACCCCTCAGACAGCACCATGATCGACACCAACGACAACACCGTCACCGTGTGCATGGACTACATCAAGGGTCGCTGCTCCCGGGAAAAGTGCAAGTACTTCCACCCGCCGGCCCATCTGCAGGCCAAAATTAAAGCTGCCCAGCACCAGGTGAACCAGGCCACAGCCGCCGCGGCCATG GGCATCACCCCTAATGTCATGGCTCAAATGCCCAAGCGGGCAGCCCTGGAGAAGGCCAACGGGGCCACTGCCATGTTTAACACCAGCATGCTCCAGTACCAACAGGCCCTGGCCAGCATGCAGTTTCAGCAGCAGGCTGCTTTCCTCCCATCAG GCTCAATATTGTGCATGACACCTGCAGGCGGCGTTG TTCCCATGATGCACGGTGGTACTCCAGCCACTGCAGCCAACACATCTGCCACAAACCCCTTCGCAACTGCCTCCACCAATCAG ATTCCAATAATATCTGCAGATCATCTGAGTAGTCACAAGTACTTGACTCAAATGTAG
- the LOC120567653 gene encoding muscleblind-like protein 1 isoform X2: protein MAMNMAHMRDTKWLTLEVCREFQRGTCSRSDQECKFAHPAKSCQVDNGRVIACFDSLKGRCSRENCKYLHPPAHLKTQLEINGRNNLIQQKNMAMLAQQMQLANAMMPATQLPPMVRGHTRMNTPQLLPTPMFSMSPGMASNASAAAAAAAAFNPYLSPMSPGLMPQEIMSSTPVLMASSPNVNQGPNSAAAAAQKLLRTDRLEVCREYQRGNCSRGETDCRFAHPSDSTMIDTNDNTVTVCMDYIKGRCSREKCKYFHPPAHLQAKIKAAQHQVNQATAAAAMTQSAVKSLKRPLDATFDLGITPNVMAQMPKRAALEKANGATAMFNTSMLQYQQALASMQFQQQAAFLPSGSILCMTPAGGVVPMMHGGTPATAANTSATNPFATASTNQLTTNEYMQLIPIISADHLSSHKYLTQM from the exons ATGGCGATGAACATGGCACACATGCGTGACACAAAGTGGCTGACACTTGAGGTATgtagggagttccagagggGCACGTGCTCACGCTCGGACCAGGAGTGCAAGTTCGCTCATCCGGCCAAGAGCTGTCAGGTGGACAACGGACGGGTCATCGCTTGCTTCGACTCACTCAAG GGCCGTTGTTCCAGGGAGAACTGCAAGTACCTGCACCCTCCTGCCCACCTAAAGACCCAGCTGGAGATCAATGGCAGGAACAACTTGATCCAGCAGAAGAACATGGCCATGCTCGCCCAACAGATGCAGCTCGCCAACGCCATGATGCCTGCCACGCAGCTACCACCTATGGTGAGAGGACACACACGTATGAACACACCACAGCTGCTGCCCACG CCCATGTTCTCGATGTCGCCAGGCATGGCCTCCAAcgccagcgcagcagcagctgcagccgcAGCCTTTAATCCCTACCTGAGCCCTATGTCACCAGGCCTGATGCCCCAAGAGATAATGTCCAGCACCCCTGTCCTCATGGCCTCCAGCCCCAACGTCAACCAAGGCCCCAACTCTGCCGCTGCTGCAGCCCAGAAACTGCTGAGAACAGATAGACTTGAG GTGTGTCGGGAATATCAGAGGGGCAACTGCTCCCGGGGGGAGACCGACTGTCGCTTCGCCCACCCCTCAGACAGCACCATGATCGACACCAACGACAACACCGTCACCGTGTGCATGGACTACATCAAGGGTCGCTGCTCCCGGGAAAAGTGCAAGTACTTCCACCCGCCGGCCCATCTGCAGGCCAAAATTAAAGCTGCCCAGCACCAGGTGAACCAGGCCACAGCCGCCGCGGCCATG ACTCAGTCGGCTGTCAAATCACTGAAGCGACCCCTCGACGCAACCTTTGACCTG GGCATCACCCCTAATGTCATGGCTCAAATGCCCAAGCGGGCAGCCCTGGAGAAGGCCAACGGGGCCACTGCCATGTTTAACACCAGCATGCTCCAGTACCAACAGGCCCTGGCCAGCATGCAGTTTCAGCAGCAGGCTGCTTTCCTCCCATCAG GCTCAATATTGTGCATGACACCTGCAGGCGGCGTTG TTCCCATGATGCACGGTGGTACTCCAGCCACTGCAGCCAACACATCTGCCACAAACCCCTTCGCAACTGCCTCCACCAATCAG TTGACTACCAACGAATACATGCAATTG ATTCCAATAATATCTGCAGATCATCTGAGTAGTCACAAGTACTTGACTCAAATGTAG
- the LOC120567653 gene encoding muscleblind-like protein 1 isoform X9 gives MAMNMAHMRDTKWLTLEVCREFQRGTCSRSDQECKFAHPAKSCQVDNGRVIACFDSLKGRCSRENCKYLHPPAHLKTQLEINGRNNLIQQKNMAMLAQQMQLANAMMPATQLPPMVRGHTRMNTPQLLPTPMFSMSPGMASNASAAAAAAAAFNPYLSPMSPGLMPQEIMSSTPVLMASSPNVNQGPNSAAAAAQKLLRTDRLEVCREYQRGNCSRGETDCRFAHPSDSTMIDTNDNTVTVCMDYIKGRCSREKCKYFHPPAHLQAKIKAAQHQVNQATAAAAMTQSAVKSLKRPLDATFDLGITPNVMAQMPKRAALEKANGATAMFNTSMLQYQQALASMQFQQQAAFLPSVPMMHGGTPATAANTSATNPFATASTNQIPIISADHLSSHKYLTQM, from the exons ATGGCGATGAACATGGCACACATGCGTGACACAAAGTGGCTGACACTTGAGGTATgtagggagttccagagggGCACGTGCTCACGCTCGGACCAGGAGTGCAAGTTCGCTCATCCGGCCAAGAGCTGTCAGGTGGACAACGGACGGGTCATCGCTTGCTTCGACTCACTCAAG GGCCGTTGTTCCAGGGAGAACTGCAAGTACCTGCACCCTCCTGCCCACCTAAAGACCCAGCTGGAGATCAATGGCAGGAACAACTTGATCCAGCAGAAGAACATGGCCATGCTCGCCCAACAGATGCAGCTCGCCAACGCCATGATGCCTGCCACGCAGCTACCACCTATGGTGAGAGGACACACACGTATGAACACACCACAGCTGCTGCCCACG CCCATGTTCTCGATGTCGCCAGGCATGGCCTCCAAcgccagcgcagcagcagctgcagccgcAGCCTTTAATCCCTACCTGAGCCCTATGTCACCAGGCCTGATGCCCCAAGAGATAATGTCCAGCACCCCTGTCCTCATGGCCTCCAGCCCCAACGTCAACCAAGGCCCCAACTCTGCCGCTGCTGCAGCCCAGAAACTGCTGAGAACAGATAGACTTGAG GTGTGTCGGGAATATCAGAGGGGCAACTGCTCCCGGGGGGAGACCGACTGTCGCTTCGCCCACCCCTCAGACAGCACCATGATCGACACCAACGACAACACCGTCACCGTGTGCATGGACTACATCAAGGGTCGCTGCTCCCGGGAAAAGTGCAAGTACTTCCACCCGCCGGCCCATCTGCAGGCCAAAATTAAAGCTGCCCAGCACCAGGTGAACCAGGCCACAGCCGCCGCGGCCATG ACTCAGTCGGCTGTCAAATCACTGAAGCGACCCCTCGACGCAACCTTTGACCTG GGCATCACCCCTAATGTCATGGCTCAAATGCCCAAGCGGGCAGCCCTGGAGAAGGCCAACGGGGCCACTGCCATGTTTAACACCAGCATGCTCCAGTACCAACAGGCCCTGGCCAGCATGCAGTTTCAGCAGCAGGCTGCTTTCCTCCCATCAG TTCCCATGATGCACGGTGGTACTCCAGCCACTGCAGCCAACACATCTGCCACAAACCCCTTCGCAACTGCCTCCACCAATCAG ATTCCAATAATATCTGCAGATCATCTGAGTAGTCACAAGTACTTGACTCAAATGTAG